Genomic DNA from Desulfonema ishimotonii:
TTCCAGGGGCAGATAGAGGTTATAATATTCCCTGGCCTTCTGTTCTGTAATTCTCCTTTGAAGTCCCTGTTCTCCCATATTGTAGGCTGCTGCGGCCAGTGTCCATGATCCGAAATCCCCGTGCAGCTTTTTGAAATACCGGATGGCGGCCTGGGTTGATGCGAAAATATTACGCCGTTCATCCATATTGTTGTCAATCCTGAGGCCGTATTTTCTGCCCGTAGGCCGGATAAACTGCCAGTATCCGATCGCACCCTTGGATGATCCGATGTGGGGGAGCAGGGCGCTCTCCACAATCGCCACATACTTGAGATCTTCGGGCATATTGTGTTTTTTCAGCATTTTTTCAATATACGGCATGTAGCGGCCAGACCGCTTGATCCATAAAATCACCTGGGGCCGGTTCCACATGCTGAGCAGCATTTCTTTTTCCAGCCGTTCCCGGACCAGCTCATCGGCCAGAGGCACGGCCTCGCCACAGAAATCAAGCGGCGGATCAATTCGCGCACCGGAGACCAGCGAGGGAAACGCCAGCGGTTCCCGGCCCTGAGATGACCCACCCCATGCCGCAGTCAATCCGAATATGAAAATACCGAGTACAATTGAAAAGTTACGTATGAAAGATTTCATGGTATTATTTCCCGATCGGAAGAGGTTTGATTGTTTGAGGAACGGTATTAGCCCAGATTTTTGTGAATTTACGGGGTGTTATTTGCAGAAAAACCCTGCGCCCCGGCTTGCTTATACCATAAGCCGGGCGGATCGGCAATGTTTCCGGTAAAGATTAAGGGCAGGGAGAGGGCAGAGGAGATCATGGCAGACCGGTTACCGCACAAGGATGGCACGGACCGGCGAGGCCTCACCTCCCGGAATTCTGAGCGGCAGGCAGTACAGGGTGTACCGGCCCGGGGGGACATCCCGGAGGTGGATGCCTTCCAGTATCAGCACACCGTTTCCCAGAAGCGACTGATGCACCGGATATGTTTCATCACCGGCCTTATCAACGGAGATATAGTCGATTCCCACCAGGGAAACGCCTTTTCGGACGCACATCATCGCCGCTTCCGGGGAGATGCAGACGTATTGTTCTGACCAGACCCCGGAAACAGAGCGGCCACTTTCGGAGTTTTCCGTCTTAAACAGGAGCGCATCGCCGTTGCGGATATCAAGGGGTTCGAGTTCAGCGGGTGTGACCGCATCCGGGTTCTGAATTGCGATGACCTGTGCAGGCAGAATGAACTCGCCGGGTGTATACTGATCTATGGTTCTGCCACCGGGGATAAAATGGGCCGGTACGTCAATGTGGGTGCCCGAATGGGCGCTCATCTCCAGGGCTGACAGGTCAAACATGTCGCCGCCGGAAACCAAACAGCGCCGCCGTGCCGAAAACGGGGGATCGCCCGGGTAATCGATGGATTGGCTGCCCAGCGCGACACTGATATCGTATATGTTCTGGTGTATCATATTGTGAAATCCGTGTGGCATTATACCCAGTGCCGCCACAAGCTGCGTTTTTGTCATTCCGGACGGATGTGAGAAATCTCAGGATTTCTCCCTTCGGTCGAAATGACAAAGGCTCATTTTATGACGGTAGGCAATATATCTCATCCGATTTGTTCTGAGTGAACATATCACGCACGGGGAAAAATGACAAAAAGTTGTTGCGCTTTGTCGCGGCATGGTAAAAAAAAACGGTGGTGTACGAAAGATGAAACCAAAGTCAGGCGCGGAAATCATCGGCCCGGATATGATACCGCCGCATGATCTGCTGGAGCGACTGGCGCTCCAGGCCGCACAGCTTTGCAGCCTGAGTGACATTGCCGTCGGTCTGTGACAGAAGCCTGCCGATATACGTTTCATTGAACTGCCTGAGAAGCTGCTCTTTGGCTGCCTTATACAAAAGCCCCTCAGAAATATCCGCGATCAGGCAGGGCGGGGCGGGGCCTTTTTTGTCCAGCCCCACATCCTGCGGAAAAATCTCCTCACCCTTGGCAAAGAGAATGCCCTGCACCACCACATTCTCCAGTTCGCGGATGTTGCCCGCCCATTCCCGCGCCTGAAATATCTCCATGAGTTCCGGCGAAAGCTGCCGGAGCGGCCTGTTCAGTTTTTTACAATGCTTCTTCAGCAGATGGCTGGTAATCAGGGGAATATCCTCCCGCCGCTCACGCAGGGGCGGCAGTTCGATGGGCAGCACGTTCAGCCGGTAAAAAAAATCCTCCCGGAACTCGCCGTTGCGGATCTTCTCTTTCAGATTCTGATTGGTGGAGGCGATGATGCGCACATCCACTTTTATGATGCGGGTGTCCCCCAGGGGTTTGATCTCTTTTTCCTGCAATACCCGGAGCAGCTTGGTCTGAATGGCGGGGCTGACATCCCCGATTTCATCCAGGAAAATACTCCCCCTGTGGGCCTCCTGAAACAGGCCGATCCGGTTCCGGGTCGCATGGGTGAACGCGCCTTTTCTGTAGCCGAACAGCTCGCTTTCCAGGATGTGTTCCGGCACGGTGGGGCAGTTGACCGGGATGAACGGCTGCTGACTCCGGCTGCTCATGGCATGAACCGCCTGTGCGGTCAGATCCTTGCCCGTACCCGATTCACCGGTAATCAGGACGGTCAGATCCGTATTGGCCACCATGCGGATGGTCTCAAAGACCCGTCGCATGGCAGCGCTTTTCCCCACAAGCTTCTGAAACACATTGTCGGATCGCCTCTCCTTTTTCAGGCGGGTGTTTTCCCGGATCAGGCTGCTCCGCTCCAGCGCTTTTTCCAGCCGGACAACGAGCGCATCATGGTCAAAGGGCTTGGTGATAAAATCGTACGCCCCGTTTTTCATGGCGTCCACAGCCGTCTCAATGGACCCGTGACCGGTCATCATAACGACGGTCAGATCGGGATAGCTCCGCTTGATCAGCTCCAGCAGCGCCAGGCCGTCCATTTCCGGCATTTTGATATCCGCAAGAATCAGATCGAACTTTTCCTGGGAAATGCGGCGCAGGGCCGCCTTGCCGGATTCGGCCACCTCGACCCGGCAGCCAAGGTCCGGTGCCAGGCTTCGGCGCAGCAGCCGGAGCATGTCCGGCTCATCATCAACAATCAGAATGGTGCGTTCCGGCATCAGACATTCCTTTCGTTCCGGGCTGAAACCGGGAGGATAATGGTAAAAACAGCGCCGTTTCCCGGGGTACTCTCCGCCCGGATATCCCCGCCGTGATTTTTGATAATTCCGTAACTGACCGCCAGCCCCAGCCCGGTCCCCTCCCCCGTCGGTTTCGTGGTGAAAAAAGGGTCAAAGATGCGGGACAGGTTTTTTTCCTCAATGCCGTAACCGGTGTCCCGGATGCTGATAAAGACGCGGCTGACGGACGGGTCAGAGCGGGTCGTGATGCGGATCGTCCCCTCATTGCCCGTGGCGTGCCGGGCGTTCATCATCAGGTTGATCAGCACCTGGTTGATTTTTTTTTCATCCATGAACATCGGCGGAATGTTACTTCCGTAGTCTTTTTCAATGTGCAGGCGGTCCGATTTGGCGCGGTGACGGATGAAGTTCAGCACGTCATCAATCACCTTGTGGATGTCGATGTCTTCCTTTCTGGGCTTTGAACTCCGGGCAAAATGGAGCAGATCCTCGACAATAGTCTTACAGCTTTTGACGTGTTTTTCAATGGTTTTCAGGTCGTCATGCTTCTGGGAGCCGGGCGTTTCATCCCGCAGCAGCAACTGGGTATACCCCAGAATAACCCCCAGCGGGTTGTTGATTTCGTGGGCGATGCCCGACGAAAGCTGGCCGATGGAGGCCAGTTTGTCGGCCTGGGCAATCTGCTTTTCGGACCGTGCAAGGGCCTCGGTCCGCTCTCTGACACGCCGTTCAAGGGTTTCGTTCAGGTTCAGCATTTCCCTGTGGGTTGTCTGAAGGGCGATCTTGTCCCTGACAATCTCCCGGTATATTTTCCATGCCCGACCGAAAAAGAGGGTAATGGACGCCACGATAATGAGCATGAAGGTGTTGATGCTGCCGCTGTAAGGCCGGATGGCTTCCCAGGCCCCGTTATGGCCGCTGACCAGGAGAATCTGCTTGAGAATATGCCCGGCTGACCGGGAAATCGCAAAACCGGCCAGCAGGTAGCAGACCCACAGAAGATAGGTCCAGATCAGGTTGCCGGGATCGCGCCGGTTCAGCTCCCGGATATGCCTCAGACATGAAAATGAAAAGACGATCATCAGGACCGACCCCGCCATGTCTACCAGCCAGATGGGCAGCGCGGAGATCGTCATCACTGCGCCTCAGATATTCCGGGCACTGACCCGTCATGCCGGACGGTCATCAGGAGCCGCCGCACGCCCATGTAGAAAAATATCATGGCTGGCACACACAGCAGATGGTCCAGTTTGACGATATAATAGACGAGTTCAAGCCATTCGGAGTGTGCGTCAAGCCGGATGTGCCAGCGGTCGATCCGGGTCACCTGAACCAGCCGGAGCTGTTCGTCCAGAAGATGGGCCACAAAGGCGTCAAGGGTCCACAGGATAAAAAAGAATCCCGCGTACTGGATATACCGCCAGCCGCTCTCCCGCACCAGCTTTCGGGCCCTCAGCCAGTATATGAGAATGCCCATTGAGAATACGAAAAAGATGTGGGACATCTGATGCACATAAAGCCCTTCGGGATCACCGTGCCCCTGGGTGGCAAGGGCCGGGGCGGCGGCCAGCAGAAACAGGCCGGGTCCGATGGCGCGAATGCTATTTTTCACAGGAAACCGGAACCGCCCGTGCTTCAGGGTCCATCAGATCGTCAAATCCCAGCATTTGCTCACCGCTTTCCACGGTATTTTTCATCTTTGTGACCATCTTTCCGAAAAACGGCAGCCGGGGCCGGATCTTCCCGAACAGGATATACACGAGAATATAGGCGGGGATGAAGGTAAAGCTGTATCCGACCGAATCCCCCACCAGGGGCACATGAACCGGCAACAGGAAATCAATGCTTCCGAACCGGGTGCCCAGCCATCCAAGGGCAAAGGGAACCGGCCAGAGCGACGACATGCTCATGGCCATCTGTGCAAAAAAATATTTGCCGAAGGCGTCGTTGGCCTGCCGGTTACAGGCCGTATAGGCTTTTTTATCCTTTGCGGCCAGCGCCCGGAGCGACAGATTGTGCATTCGGATCATCTGTCCGCTGTCCTGGTTCAGCCACCTCTGATTCCAGTTCCAGACAATGTAAAATGTGATCTGGCCCATGATCACACAGATCAGGGCGAGGAAGAGGTTTCCCGAAAAGTAGCCGATGATAGGAATGTCGGCCTGCCGGTAAAAGAAGATCAGAAAACTGTCGAGCCGGGTAAAAAGGGTGTGAAATATGTTCATATCGACCTCTTGAAAGGTAAGCTGAAATAGTGTGCCTCATGTCATTCCGAACGAATGTGAGGAATCTTTGTTCATGCCGTACAGATTTCTCGCTTCGCTCGAAATGACAATATGTGAAAGAATTTTTTTGACAGCCCGATAATGATGACTTCAGGAATCCGGGAATTGAAGCGCCTGTCCGATGCCCGGATTCCTCAACCCACCCGGTCCGGGTGGGGGCGGGAAGGGGACTTGCCCTTTTCCCGCCCCGGGAGGTAAAGCTCTGCCAAGCTTTATGTACAATTTTTCAGTCTGTTATCTGCCACCTGCAATATGTTCTTCTGGCAGATAATATGACTGCGATTTTTTTAAAATGGTTAAAACGGCGGAACGATGCTGTAGCCCAGGAAGCCCTTGCTGGTGTAGCGAAGTCCCACATAGAGGGCCAGTACCACGAAAAGCCGTTTCAGCCAGATTTCCGGGATGTATTTCGATGTTCTGGGACCGATCATGGATCCGACGAAGATGCCGACCAGTTCCACGCCCACCAGGGGCCAGAAAACCGGAATTCCCTTGATGACCATATAGGTGAAAACACTGATGACCATGCCGACGAAGACTGTCAGAGATGAGGTGCCTGCCACCAGAAACATGGGCAGACCGGCGACACTGGTCAGGAAGGGCACGAACAGAAAGCCGCCGCCGATTCCCAGAAAGGAGGCCATGCCTGCAATGAAGAACCCGCCGATGACCGGAATAATCGGTTTGAAGCTGAATTCGACGCCGTAAAATGAGAAGCGGACCCGGCTGAAGGTCCATTCCTGAACCTGTACGCCGCATTCTTCAGGGGAAAGGGTGGAACATTTGCTGATATTGGCATCTTCAAAGGCCTTTGCCGCGGCCTTTGCCTCTTTTTTCCCCGCCTGCCCTTTGGGTGTGGTTTCGTAGAAGAGAAAGCTGCCAATGACGAATACGATCAGGCCGAAGTAGCCGAGATAGGCTTTCAGGGAGATCTTGCCTGCCGTAATGATGGGGACCAGGAAGCTGCCGGATACCGATCCGATGGCCAGTGCAATGCCGAGGGGCAGCACCAGTCGGCCCATCCGGTAATAGTTAACGCTGCCGACGGCCGCGCTCAGTCCGACCATCCACTGGTTGGAGACGCGGATGCTGTCGGTGATCATCTTGTTGAGTGCCGGGGAGGTCTGTTTAAATGTCTTGCCGTAGTCAGCCAGACCGAAGACCGTGATATGGCCCACGCCGGACATGATCCCGCCGAACGCGCCGACCGTGGAAAAAATCCATCCCACCCATATGGCCCATAGAAAACCGGCGATCATATTGGGCGAGGGTGCTCCCGGAATACCGAGGAATCCGGGGGCCGCACTATCATTTATCTGGCCGGGGTCCGTGCCTTTGGGGGCCGATGCAATCGCATCCGCCAGTTGATCGGCATGGGCTGTCCCGGCCACAACCAGGGGCGAGATCAAAAATAACGACATGCAAAAGATAACAACAAGTGCTCCAAATTTTCTGCTCATTCCTCTTCTCCGAAATAATAAATTGATGGTTCGAGCTTCCGGTTCCGTCATTCTCATTCAGCCCCGTCTCAGTCTGTCCGGACGTTCAATCGGGTGATGCGGTGTTCCCGGCGCATGGTCTCAGTCAATCAGCAAATAGTGTACCACAGTGTGAAAATAAAATCGGGCCTTCGGGATACCGGATATGAATTCAGAAAATTTGCAATAAAAACAAATTTATAAAAAATGCACGTCTCGTTTCAGCAGCATTTCGGAGCGGTCCGCAATCCGGGATGCTGCCGCCTTTAACCGCATAAAAAAAAATGCACCTATATCCTAAACTCTGATAAATTAAAATAAACTCAAACGGTTAAAATATCGCATGTTTTTTATTACAGTGCAATATAACTATTGCACACACTGCTCTGAAAGGGACGCTGAGACAGATCGCAGGGTATTGCTTCGGGAAGTGAAAACGGACTATTCGTTTGAAAAGACACAGAGTTTATATCAGGCCGTCTGATATGGAAAAGGCGCATCGTCTGTTGCGATATGGCACAGATATTGCTAAGTCGTAAGCTTCACACAGTATTAAAAAGGCGTGATCCAATCCCATATCCGGAGGAAATAAATGAGTGATTATTATCTGTTTCAGGACTCAGAGAAGTGCATTGGCTGTCATTCCTGTGAAGTTGCCTGTAAAGTGAACAAAAACCTGACTCAGGGACCGAGGCCGTGCCGGGTGATCGGCGTCGGCCCCAGATCCGTCGGTGGTGTGCCCAGGACGGCCTATGTGTTTATGTCCTGTTTTCACTGTGAAAACCCCTGGTGCGTGGCGGCCTGCCCCACAGGTGCCATGCAGAAACGTGAAAAGGACGGCATTGTGTTTGTGGACCCCGATCTGTGCGTCGGGTGTAAAGCCTGCATCGCCTCATGCCCCTGGAGCGCGCCGCAGTGGAATCCGGAAACCGGCAAGGTCGTCAAATGCGACTATTGCATGGATCGCATAGACCAGGGGCTGAAGCCCGCCTGTGTCACCGTCTGCACCACCCAGTGTCTCCACTTCGGAAAGCCTGATGAGATGCCCAATATCCGGCAGGAACGACATGCCCGGAAGGTCGCAGTTTTGGGAAATATCGGTGTCACAATTCCCGGAGGGGAGGCTGACGTTGAAAAAGAGATACTACGGCTTAACGGGCAGAACGGGGAAGGAAGCTGCGAACAAAATATGGCCGAAGATTCGCAGCCGTATTTTCCGTTCGTCGAGCAGGAGAA
This window encodes:
- a CDS encoding lytic transglycosylase domain-containing protein: MKSFIRNFSIVLGIFIFGLTAAWGGSSQGREPLAFPSLVSGARIDPPLDFCGEAVPLADELVRERLEKEMLLSMWNRPQVILWIKRSGRYMPYIEKMLKKHNMPEDLKYVAIVESALLPHIGSSKGAIGYWQFIRPTGRKYGLRIDNNMDERRNIFASTQAAIRYFKKLHGDFGSWTLAAAAYNMGEQGLQRRITEQKAREYYNLYLPLETQRYIFKILATKLILSDMKKFGFNLEPGDLYSPLKFDRVEVSLSQNTPVQLLAEAANTYYKTIKEMNPEIRGNSVVKGNHALLIPRGASRKFHARLKKQVEKYRAAHAAKKKIVYVVRKGDYLSAIANKFNVPLSDLLRWNKLRSKSPIHPGHRLVIFR
- a CDS encoding cyclase family protein — its product is MIHQNIYDISVALGSQSIDYPGDPPFSARRRCLVSGGDMFDLSALEMSAHSGTHIDVPAHFIPGGRTIDQYTPGEFILPAQVIAIQNPDAVTPAELEPLDIRNGDALLFKTENSESGRSVSGVWSEQYVCISPEAAMMCVRKGVSLVGIDYISVDKAGDETYPVHQSLLGNGVLILEGIHLRDVPPGRYTLYCLPLRIPGGEASPVRAILVR
- a CDS encoding sigma-54-dependent transcriptional regulator; translated protein: MPERTILIVDDEPDMLRLLRRSLAPDLGCRVEVAESGKAALRRISQEKFDLILADIKMPEMDGLALLELIKRSYPDLTVVMMTGHGSIETAVDAMKNGAYDFITKPFDHDALVVRLEKALERSSLIRENTRLKKERRSDNVFQKLVGKSAAMRRVFETIRMVANTDLTVLITGESGTGKDLTAQAVHAMSSRSQQPFIPVNCPTVPEHILESELFGYRKGAFTHATRNRIGLFQEAHRGSIFLDEIGDVSPAIQTKLLRVLQEKEIKPLGDTRIIKVDVRIIASTNQNLKEKIRNGEFREDFFYRLNVLPIELPPLRERREDIPLITSHLLKKHCKKLNRPLRQLSPELMEIFQAREWAGNIRELENVVVQGILFAKGEEIFPQDVGLDKKGPAPPCLIADISEGLLYKAAKEQLLRQFNETYIGRLLSQTDGNVTQAAKLCGLERQSLQQIMRRYHIRADDFRA
- a CDS encoding sensor histidine kinase; this encodes MTISALPIWLVDMAGSVLMIVFSFSCLRHIRELNRRDPGNLIWTYLLWVCYLLAGFAISRSAGHILKQILLVSGHNGAWEAIRPYSGSINTFMLIIVASITLFFGRAWKIYREIVRDKIALQTTHREMLNLNETLERRVRERTEALARSEKQIAQADKLASIGQLSSGIAHEINNPLGVILGYTQLLLRDETPGSQKHDDLKTIEKHVKSCKTIVEDLLHFARSSKPRKEDIDIHKVIDDVLNFIRHRAKSDRLHIEKDYGSNIPPMFMDEKKINQVLINLMMNARHATGNEGTIRITTRSDPSVSRVFISIRDTGYGIEEKNLSRIFDPFFTTKPTGEGTGLGLAVSYGIIKNHGGDIRAESTPGNGAVFTIILPVSARNERNV
- a CDS encoding sulfite exporter TauE/SafE family protein — its product is MSRKFGALVVIFCMSLFLISPLVVAGTAHADQLADAIASAPKGTDPGQINDSAAPGFLGIPGAPSPNMIAGFLWAIWVGWIFSTVGAFGGIMSGVGHITVFGLADYGKTFKQTSPALNKMITDSIRVSNQWMVGLSAAVGSVNYYRMGRLVLPLGIALAIGSVSGSFLVPIITAGKISLKAYLGYFGLIVFVIGSFLFYETTPKGQAGKKEAKAAAKAFEDANISKCSTLSPEECGVQVQEWTFSRVRFSFYGVEFSFKPIIPVIGGFFIAGMASFLGIGGGFLFVPFLTSVAGLPMFLVAGTSSLTVFVGMVISVFTYMVIKGIPVFWPLVGVELVGIFVGSMIGPRTSKYIPEIWLKRLFVVLALYVGLRYTSKGFLGYSIVPPF
- a CDS encoding 4Fe-4S dicluster domain-containing protein, giving the protein MSDYYLFQDSEKCIGCHSCEVACKVNKNLTQGPRPCRVIGVGPRSVGGVPRTAYVFMSCFHCENPWCVAACPTGAMQKREKDGIVFVDPDLCVGCKACIASCPWSAPQWNPETGKVVKCDYCMDRIDQGLKPACVTVCTTQCLHFGKPDEMPNIRQERHARKVAVLGNIGVTIPGGEADVEKEILRLNGQNGEGSCEQNMAEDSQPYFPFVEQEKEQGGNGKKNLS